The Drosophila mauritiana strain mau12 chromosome 2R, ASM438214v1, whole genome shotgun sequence genome has a segment encoding these proteins:
- the LOC117137301 gene encoding coiled-coil domain-containing protein 130 homolog has translation MGERKGQNKYYPPDYDPKKGGLNKFQGTHALRERARKIHLGIIIIRFEMPYNIWCDGCKNHIGMGVRYNAEKTKVGMYYTTPVFKFRMKCHLCDNHFEIQTDPGNLDYVILSGARRQENRWDPLQNEQVVPETKEVQKRLFDDAMYKLEHQAKDAKAGADARPVLQKLVERNMSVWDDSYMVNSRLRAEFRQQKKEINGQQELDRQLLAKSSLDIALLPESTQDREMAALMKLQTKSALERESEQRLELLMRPALPGATVTTFGGLKRQKALNTQLQVQDLGIRRRKLDETTSSAPNEKSLSLVGDYSSSDNDSNG, from the coding sequence ATGGGTGAACGCAAAGGACAAAACAAATACTATCCACCCGACTATGATCCAAAGAAGGGCGGTCTCAACAAGTTCCAGGGCACCCACGCCCTGCGGGAACGGGCCCGCAAGATTCACCTgggaatcatcatcatccgcTTTGAGATGCCCTACAATATCTGGTGTGATGGATGCAAGAATCACATAGGCATGGGCGTGCGCTACAATGCGGAGAAGACAAAGGTGGGCATGTACTACACTACGCCGGTTTTTAAGTTCCGGATGAAGTGCCACTTGTGCGACAACCACTTCGAGATCCAGACGGATCCCGGCAATTTGGACTATGTTATACTTTCGGGGGCTAGACGCCAGGAGAACCGCTGGGATCCCTTGCAAAACGAGCAAGTTGTACCGGAAACTAAGGAGGTACAAAAGCGTCTCTTCGACGATGCCATGTACAAGTTGGAGCATCaagccaaggatgccaagGCAGGGGCAGATGCCAGGCCCGTGCTCCAGAAGCTAGTGGAGCGCAACATGAGCGTATGGGATGACAGCTATATGGTCAATAGTCGCCTACGCGCCGAATTTCGCCAGCAAAAGAAAGAGATCAATGGCCAGCAGGAGCTGGATCGACAGTTGTTGGCCAAGAGCAGTTTGGACATTGCTCTTCTTCCGGAGAGTACACAGGATCGGGAGATGGCAGCCCTGATGAAGCTGCAGACGAAGTCAGCTCTGGAACGGGAATCCGAGCAGCGGTTGGAGCTGCTTATGCGTCCAGCGCTTCCCGGAGCAACAGTCACCACATTTGGTGGACTCAAGCGGCAAAAGGCTCTGAATACCCAGCTCCAAGTACAGGATCTGGGCATACGGCGTAGAAAGTTGGACGAGACTACATCTTCAGCCCCGAACGAAAAATCCCTGAGCTTAGTGGGGGATTACTCCTCATCAGACAATGATTCAAATGGCTGA
- the LOC117137302 gene encoding microtubule-associated protein RP/EB family member 1, producing the protein MTDLKLTVALTSVNAENMSRHDMLQWVNNMVQGHFKKIEELCSGAAYCQMMEMIFPNCINLKRVKMTAKLEHEYLHNLRLFQEAFNRLKLDKTVPIDRLIKGRFQDNFEFLQWFKKFFDSQAPGLENIKSLANAPVAKPIKPRQFAKERSPVNANDDALKELIDEMKNLSLKREDIMEASNQIYNKLRLVEDLVNDMINNNQLVELCKRIQAVLYKTIDGEINEEPVEVNEDNGDEGAEPEDPNDGLY; encoded by the exons ATGACTGATTTAAAGTTAACTGTGGCACTAACCAGCGTGAATGCGGAGAATATGTCCCGGCACGACATGCTCCAGTGGGTGAACAACATGGTCCAAGGTCACTTCAAGAAGATCGAAGAGCTGTGCTCAG GTGCTGCCTACTGCCAGATGATGGAGATGATCTTTCCCAACTGCATTAACTTGAAGCGCGTCAAGATGACCGCCAAACTGGAGCACGAGTATCTACACAATCTTAGGCTCTTCCAGGAAGCCTTCAATCGCTTGAAGCTGGACAAAACAGTGCCAATCGATCGACTGATAAAAGGACGCTTCCAGGACAACTTTGAGTTCCTGCAGTGGTTCAAGAAGTTCTTCGACTCGCAGGCTCCGGGCTTGGAGAACATTAAGTCGCTGGCTAATGCGCCGGTGGCCAAGCCCATCAAGCCGCGTCAATTTGCCAAGGAGCGATCTCCAGTCAACGCCAATGATGATGCGCTCAAAGAGCTGATTGATGAAATGAAGAACCTAAGCCTGAAGCGAGAGGACATCATGGAGGCCAGCAATCAGATCTACAACAAACTGCGCCTGGTCGAGGATCTGGTCAACGACATGATCAACAACAACCAGCTAGTTGAGTTGTGCAAACGCATTCAAGCGGTGCTCTACAAAACGATAGATGGTGAAATAAACGAGGAACCCGTCGAGGTTAATGAGGATAATGGGGATGAAGGCGCCGAACCCGAGGATCCCAATGACGGATTATATTAG
- the LOC117136662 gene encoding juvenile hormone epoxide hydrolase 1 has product MGVTVKILVLILAVAGGLVYRNVTQLWADLPAPKLDPQEWWGDEAQPKDYEAYLQNSSEVIGNRLSYPDKTIADLKERLNRTLRLTPPLEGVAFEYGFNTDYLREIVEYWRDDYLPRWREREVFLWQFNHFTTDIQGLRTHFLHLMVYDDNKVGKKHYPVLLLHGWPGSVREFYDFIHLLHQTNLDKNNKYIFNVVVPSLPGYGWSQGTSRKGLGPAQVAVMMRNLMLRLGYDKFFIQGGDWGSIIGSNIATLYPENVLGYHSNMCNNLSPKSLAKGLVAEFWPSLFVPSGFEDFFFPKSNELRYLMEESGYFHIQATKPDTIGAALTDNPVGLAAYILEKFSTWTNPSYRSLPDGGLTKRYKMDALLDNLMIYYLTNSITTSQRLYAEQYAQAQRDLHLERVPTRVPTGCARFKSDIMQFLDVQLKDKYPNLVHSTYHKKGGHFAALEVPKVLYKDFIDFVKTVERKFKIKTL; this is encoded by the exons ATGGGTGTCACTGTTAAAATTCTGGTCTTGATACTGGCGGTTGCCGGTGGGTTGGTCTATAGGAATGTGACCCAGCTATGGGCGGACTTGCCCGCACCAAAGTTGGATCCACAGGAGTGGTGGGGCGATGAGGCGCAGCCCAAGGATTACGAGGCCTATTTGCAGAACAGTTCGGAGGTGATAGGCAATAGGCTTAGTTATCCGGATAAG ACCATTGCTGATCTAAAAGAGCGTCTCAATCGCACCCTCCGCCTTACGCCTCCGCTCGAGGGCGTGGCTTTTGAGTACGGATTCAATACGGATTACCTCAGGGAGATCGTGGAGTACTGGCGCGATGACTACCTGCCGCGTTGGCGCGAACGCGAAGTGTTCCTTTGGCAGTTCAACCACTTCACCACCGATATTCAGGG GCTACGCACACACTTCCTCCACCTGATGGTTTATGATGACAACAAAGTGGGTAAGAAACACTATCCGGTGTTGCTGCTCCACGGATGGCCGGGATCGGTGCGGGAGTTCTACGATTTCATCCATTTGCTGCATCAGACCAACCTGGACAAGAACAACAAGTACATCTTCAACGTGGTTGTTCCCAGTTTACCTGGTTATGGCTGGTCACAA GGCACCTCCAGAAAGGGTCTGGGTCCCGCTCAAGTGGCGGTGATGATGAGGAATCTTATGCTGCGTTTGGGATACGACAAATTCTTTATCCAGGGTGGAGACTGGGGCAGCATCATTGGCAGCAACATTGCCACCTTGTATCCGGAGAACGTGTTGGGCTACCACTCGAACATGTGCAACAATTTGAGTCCCAAGTCGCTGGCTAAGGGTTTAGTGGCCGAATTTTGGCCCAGTTTGTTTGTGCCCTCTGGCTTTGAAGATTTCTTCTTTCCCAAGTCCAACGAGCTGAGGTACCTGATGGAGGAGAGTGGCTACTTCCACATCCAGGCGACCAAGCCGGACACCATTGGAGCCGCCCTTACCGATAACCCAGTTGGTCTGGCCGCCTACATCCTGGAGAAGTTCTCCACGTGGACGAATCCCAGCTACCGATCTCTACCGGACGGAGGACTCACGAAGCGCTACAAGATGGATGCCCTGCTGGACAATCTGATGATCTACTACCTGACCAACTCAATCACAACCTCCCAGCGTCTCTATGCAGAGCAGTATGCCCAAGCACAGCGTGACCTGCACTTGGAGCGGGTTCCCACGCGAGTGCCAACTGGATGTGCCCGTTTCAAGAGTGACATTATGCAGTTCCTGGATGTCCAGTTGAAGGATAAGTACCCGAACCTAGTGCACAGCACTTACCACAAAAAGGGCGGGCACTTTGCCGCTCTGGAGGTTCCAAAGGTTTTATACAAGGACTTTATAGACTTTGTCAAAACGGTGGAACGTAAGTTTAAAATTAAGACTCTGTAG
- the LOC117136663 gene encoding juvenile hormone epoxide hydrolase 1 — protein sequence MANIWARILVGALTILVAVGYKNYRDLSAPGKRPDLDNNAYWGPTLKEPYRENKAILPFDISVKPEVIEDLISQLSRPLKAQAPLEGVGFQYGFNANELAKVVKYWRDTYLPKWSEREQYLKKLDHYQTEIQGLKIHFIHAKPSQVKGQKPKKVLPLLLMHGWPGTVREFYDFIPLLTTPSDKSDYVFEVIAPSLPGYGWSQGSSKTGFGVAQVAVVMRNLMLRVGFDKFLVQGGDWGSIIGSNVASLFPENVLGYHSNMCGNNSPMGQLKMVLASFFPSWFVDSEYADFYKGLGHLFSTIMEEMGYAHIQASKPDTIGNALIDNPTGLASYILEKFSTWTNTGFRSLPDGGLTKRFTYDQLLDNVMIYYVTNSITTSMRLYSESMVASQLALAVDSLPIKAKAGCTRFAHEIIHVSDSVLANKFPNLVHSSHHRDGGHFPAFELPQQLYDDFVSFVQKANFS from the exons ATGGCGAACATCTGGGCACGGATCCTGGTCGGAGCTCTGACCATCCTGGTGGCCGTTGGCTATAAGAACTATCGTGATCTTTCGGCGCCCGGCAAGAGACCCGATCTGGACAACAACGCCTACTGGGGTCCAACTTTGAAGGAACCTTATCGGGAGAACAAGGCCATCCTACCCTTCGACATCAGCGTAAAGCCAGAG GTTATTGAGGATCTTATCAGTCAGCTGAGTCGTCCTTTGAAAGCGCAGGCGCCACTGGAGGGTGTGGGCTTCCAATACGGGTTCAATGCCAACGAACTGGCCAAGGTGGTGAAATACTGGCGCGATACATATCTGCCCAAGTGGAGCGAACGGGAGCAGTATCTCAAGAAGCTGGATCACTACCAAACGGAGATTCAGGG TTTAAAAATTCACTTTATTCATGCCAAGCCAAGCCAGGTGAAAGGCCAGAAACCCAAGAAGGTTCTGCCTCTGCTTCTGATGCACGGATGGCCGGGAACGGTTCGCGAATTCTACGACTTCATCCCTCTCCTGACCACGCCCAGTGATAAGAGCGACTACGTCTTCGAGGTTATTGCACCCAGTCTGCCCGGCTACGGATGGTCCCAG GGCTCTTCAAAAACTGGATTCGGTGTGGCCCAAGTGGCGGTGGTGATGCGCAACCTGATGCTCCGAGTGGGATTCGATAAGTTCCTGGTGCAGGGTGGCGATTGGGGTTCCATAATCGGATCCAACGTAGCCTCACTTTTCCCGGAGAACGTGTTGGGCTATCATTCCAATATGTGCGGAAACAACAGCCCTATGGGTCAGTTGAAGATGGTGTTGGCCTCCTTCTTCCCCAGCTGGTTTGTGGACAGCGAGTATGCGGACTTCTACAAGGGACTCGGTCACTTGTTCAGCACCATAATGGAGGAGATGGGCTATGCCCACATTCAGGCCTCCAAGCCAGATACCATCGGCAACGCTTTGATCGACAATCCAACTGGTCTGGCCAGCTATATACTGGAGAAGTTCTCAACGTGGACGAATACGGGATTTAGATCGCTTCCTGACGGCGGTCTGACCAAGAGATTCACCTACGATCAGCTTTTGGACAATGTGATGATCTATTACGTGACCAACTCCATTACCACCTCCATGCGTCTGTATTCCGAATCAATGGTTGCTTCGCAGCTTGCACTGGCCGTGGACTCCTTGCCCATCAAGGCCAAGGCTGGCTGCACCCGTTTCGCCCACGAGATTATACATGTCTCCGACTCGGTTTTGGCCAACAAGTTCCCCAATCTGGTGCACAGTAGCCACCACCGGGATGGAGGTCACTTCCCCGCTTTTGAGCTGCCCCAGCAGCTGTACGACGACTTTGTGTCTTTTGTCCAGAAAGCTAATTTCTCCTAA
- the LOC117137863 gene encoding juvenile hormone epoxide hydrolase 1, whose protein sequence is MKCLIVFGLIVALFGAFVGYGYVVFTDLTKPLPKPEFKDDTYWGPGDVKDFVPDNKIYEFKLQVPQSEIDDLRKELNRTLRLTEPLDGIAFEYGFNTYALQQFVDYWRDNYLTKWDERQELFNSFKQYKTEIQGLNIHYIHEKVSEEAKEKKHVYPLLLLHGWPGSVREFFDFIPMLTKHSNITDYAFEVVAPSLVGYGWSDAATRPGFNAAEMATVMRNLMLRLGHKKFFIQGGDWGSIIGSNLATLYPENVIGYHSNMCVLHSPLAILKGIYGSFFPEKYLPSRFFVDHHFPVWDKWLDLLQESGYFHIQATKPDTIGAALTSSPVGLASYILEKFQTCTNPGLQQDFGAIVTVFGLEAVLDNLMVYYLTNSATTAARFYLENVSKAYRDLQLDRVQSPVPMGCARFRFDLASVTDWQLRDKFPNLTHSMYFQQGSHFAALEMPAMLFNDFTAFVGKIGLHGEKRK, encoded by the exons ATGAAGTGCCTGATAGTGTTTGGTCTGATTGTGGCCCTGTTTGGTGCCTTCGTGGGCTATGGCTACGTGGTATTCACGGATCTGACCAAGCCCCTGCCCAAGCCGGAGTTCAAGGATGACACGTACTGGGGTCCTGGCGATGTTAAGGACTTTGTGCCCGACAACAAGATCTACGAGTTCAAACTGCAGGTGCCGCAATCCGAGATCGATGATCTGCGAAAGGAACTCAACCGCACGCTGAGACTCACCGAACCGCTGGACGGGATCGCCTTCGAGTACGGATTCAATACCTACGCGCTGCAGCAGTTTGTGGACTACTGGCGGGACAACTACCTGACCAAGTGGGATGAGCGCCAGGAGCTGTTCAACTCGTTCAAGCAGTACAAGACCGAAATTCAGGG CTTGAATATTCACTATATTCACGAGAAGGTATCGGAGGAGGCTAAGGAAAAGAAACACGTGTATcctctgctcctgctccacgGCTGGCCAGGATCGGTGCGCGAGTTCTTCGACTTTATACCCATGCTCACCAAGCACTCAAACATCACGGATTACGCCTTTGAGGTCGTGGCACCTTCCCTGGTGGGCTACGGATGGTCCGAT GCTGCCACGCGTCCCGGATTTAATGCCGCTGAAATGGCCACTGTGATGCGTAACCTGATGCTGCGTCTGGGCCACAAGAAGTTCTTCATCCAAGGCGGAGATTGGGGCAGCATCATTGGCAGCAACTTGGCCACCTTGTATCCGGAGAACGTTATCGGTTACCACTCGAACATGTGCGTTCTGCACTCGCCACTGGCCATTCTAAAGGGAATCTACGGCAGCTTCTTCCCGGAGAAGTACCTGCCCTCCAGATTCTTTGTGGATCATCATTTCCCCGTGTGGGACAAATGGCTGGATCTGCTGCAGGAGAGCGGTTACTTCCACATCCAGGCCACCAAGCCGGATACAATTGGAGCGGCTCTGACCTCCAGTCCCGTCGGCTTAGCCTCCTATATCCTCGAGAAGTTCCAGACCTGCACGAATCccggcctgcagcaggacttTGGCGCCATAGTCACTGTCTTCGGCTTGGAGGCTGTGCTGGACAACCTGATGGTCTACTACCTGACCAACTCGGCCACGACGGCGGCTCGTTTCTACCTGGAGAACGTGTCCAAGGCGTACAGGGATCTCCAGCTGGATCGTGTGCAGTCCCCGGTTCCCATGGGCTGTGCCCGCTTCCGGTTCGATCTGGCCTCGGTGACTGACTGGCAGCTAAGGGACAAGTTCCCCAACCTGACCCACTCGATGTACTTCCAGCAGGGCAGCCACTTTGCCGCCCTGGAGATGCCGGCCATGTTGTTCAATGACTTCACCGCCTTTGTGGGAAAGATTGGCCTACACGGTGAGAAGAGGAAATAA
- the LOC117136819 gene encoding small ubiquitin-related modifier, producing MANQSKTIWLLSSNLPKLRCHVRTDQPLAALLRQKYAKAFGVATETVILAFDGQKIQEEDTFDSLAMEDNDIIDVVEEC from the coding sequence ATGGCCAATCAAAGCAAAACCATTTGGCTTCTATCCTCAAATCTACCCAAACTGCGGTGTCATGTGAGAACGGATCAACCGTTGGCCGCACTTCTTAGGCAAAAATATGCAAAGGCATTTGGAGTTGCTACTGAGACTGTGATCCTGGCCTTCGATGGGCAGAAAATCCAGGAGGAGGATACATTTGACTCCTTGGCCATGGAGGATAATGACATCATCGATGTTGTAGAAGAATGTTAG